The proteins below are encoded in one region of Candidatus Brocadiaceae bacterium:
- a CDS encoding SPASM domain-containing protein — MCPRELNRSFGYMDINLFKKIIDESILHGKRLIITINKDGEPLLHPNLAEMVAYAKDKKAAYKINFYTNGILLSETTSLELIQSGLDTIHISIDAFTKETYEKIKNSQKLEVVEENVQKLIALKKKYNAKRPLITVKIIRTTDTEKEIQPFIRKWKGMVDFVEIGEYHGWDGTVNSLNQSNLNNPPEGLKRYPCTFLWYNPVILWDGRVTTCCVDYQGKGIVGDLKDGSLADIWQGEKLKKIRRAHLEGNYTAIPLCGNCRFWNSEVNIGHWLMRQYGKIS; from the coding sequence ATGTGTCCAAGGGAGCTGAACAGGTCCTTTGGTTACATGGATATAAACCTTTTCAAAAAAATTATTGATGAAAGCATTTTGCATGGAAAAAGACTGATCATCACGATCAATAAGGATGGGGAACCTCTCCTGCATCCGAACCTTGCTGAAATGGTTGCATATGCAAAGGACAAAAAAGCTGCGTATAAGATTAACTTTTATACCAATGGCATCTTGTTGTCTGAAACAACATCGTTAGAACTCATTCAATCGGGTCTTGATACGATTCATATCAGCATCGATGCCTTTACAAAGGAAACGTACGAAAAGATTAAAAATAGTCAGAAGCTTGAAGTCGTGGAGGAAAACGTACAAAAACTTATTGCCCTGAAGAAGAAATATAACGCAAAGCGCCCTTTAATAACAGTAAAGATAATACGTACAACCGATACGGAAAAAGAGATCCAACCATTCATAAGAAAATGGAAGGGCATGGTTGATTTTGTAGAGATAGGTGAATATCACGGTTGGGACGGCACGGTAAACAGTTTAAATCAGTCCAATCTGAACAATCCGCCTGAAGGGTTAAAGAGATATCCCTGCACATTTCTGTGGTATAACCCTGTCATTCTCTGGGATGGAAGAGTTACCACATGCTGTGTGGACTACCAGGGAAAGGGAATTGTTGGCGACCTGAAGGACGGTTCCCTTGCTGATATCTGGCAAGGGGAGAAATTGAAAAAGATAAGAAGGGCGCATTTGGAGGGAAATTATACTGCAATTCCATTGTGTGGAAACTGCCGTTTCTGGAATAGTGAGGTAAATATAGGGCATTGGTTGATGAGGCAATACGGCAAAATATCTTAA
- a CDS encoding B12-binding domain-containing radical SAM protein, with product MITLVNPNLVVQRNDIFTTGIVYMPIGLAYFASALKHKGYHCNVIDAFGENPNQFRSDEKFFYRGLTAGEIVDRICIATKVIVLYAINITHHRSLIEIIRAIRSRFSQISLIVMENSQAVTAYSLRRVQDVFYDAGVDYVITGEAEERGVELIRILHCGISRNDILKIDGIGSRMNGVTHYIPPERNIARLDTLPFPAWDLFPLQNYWKLKYAHGPYETKKYLPIVTSRGCPFSCKFCIIPETNDRNWRARSAKNVVDEIEENIRTYGVHEYHIEDVNPTVNNERVHEICNEILCRNVEIIWKISSGTKVETLRDESTIAVMAKAGCRYISISPETGSPRLLKLMNKPFNLGLAIRLVKKMNAVGIRSQSCFVLGYPGENNDDRRLTWKMVHDLTKAGVDEIALFIVSPMPGAEIFDQFAPYADYSRLNFSPTWRGDYNELNRFRIRLYRNFLFWKLWYHPLKIAKQPINFMLRRFETKMEMIPYRALHTLGMKFGLTGKRCRGSGSIFERANNG from the coding sequence ATGATTACCCTTGTAAATCCCAACCTGGTTGTTCAACGTAATGATATATTTACAACGGGAATTGTTTACATGCCAATAGGTCTTGCCTATTTTGCAAGCGCTCTTAAGCACAAGGGATACCACTGTAACGTAATCGATGCCTTTGGAGAAAATCCAAATCAGTTCCGGTCTGACGAAAAATTTTTCTATAGAGGGCTTACTGCCGGAGAAATTGTGGATAGAATATGTATCGCCACAAAAGTCATTGTGCTGTACGCTATTAACATTACACATCACAGATCGCTGATTGAAATTATACGCGCAATACGTTCACGATTTTCTCAAATTTCTCTCATAGTTATGGAGAACTCACAGGCGGTGACGGCATATTCTCTCAGAAGGGTACAGGATGTGTTCTATGATGCCGGGGTTGATTATGTGATTACCGGTGAAGCAGAGGAGCGCGGGGTAGAATTAATAAGAATATTACATTGTGGAATATCCAGAAACGATATTTTGAAAATTGACGGCATTGGTTCTCGGATGAATGGCGTTACGCATTACATTCCTCCGGAGCGAAATATTGCCCGTCTGGACACATTGCCTTTCCCTGCCTGGGATTTGTTTCCCCTGCAAAATTACTGGAAACTGAAATACGCTCATGGTCCGTATGAAACAAAGAAGTACCTGCCAATAGTAACATCGAGGGGATGTCCGTTTTCCTGTAAATTTTGTATTATTCCCGAAACAAACGATAGAAATTGGCGAGCGCGTTCCGCAAAAAATGTGGTAGACGAAATAGAGGAAAACATTCGCACGTATGGAGTGCATGAATACCATATTGAAGATGTGAACCCCACGGTGAACAATGAACGCGTGCATGAAATTTGTAATGAAATACTGTGTCGCAATGTTGAAATTATATGGAAGATTTCCTCTGGCACAAAGGTTGAAACCTTGCGTGATGAGTCCACCATTGCTGTTATGGCGAAAGCAGGGTGTCGATATATTTCAATTTCTCCCGAGACGGGCTCTCCTCGTCTATTGAAGTTAATGAACAAGCCGTTTAATCTGGGCTTGGCTATTCGATTAGTAAAAAAGATGAATGCGGTAGGCATTCGTTCACAGTCATGTTTTGTGCTGGGTTATCCCGGTGAGAATAACGATGACAGACGTTTGACCTGGAAAATGGTTCACGATTTAACAAAAGCGGGCGTCGATGAAATTGCGCTGTTTATTGTCAGCCCTATGCCAGGGGCGGAAATATTTGATCAATTTGCCCCGTATGCGGATTATTCCCGGTTGAATTTTTCTCCTACCTGGAGAGGGGACTATAATGAGCTGAATAGATTTCGAATTCGTTTGTACAGAAATTTTCTGTTTTGGAAATTATGGTATCATCCATTAAAAATTGCAAAACAACCAATCAATTTTATGCTGCGAAGGTTCGAAACAAAAATGGAGATGATACCCTATAGGGCTTTGCATACCCTAGGAATGAAATTTGGATTAACAGGAAAGCGTTGCAGGGGTTCTGGTTCAATTTTCGAGAGAGCAAACAATGGGTAA
- a CDS encoding PAS domain S-box protein has protein sequence MKITLNRLSLINIFELSNFIQERCLSLQNMEDVAQELMNILCNSFVTDSGKSLFVLGRFFKSCPYSELPGDIQRYICSKENNRTILPGNKYLTLLGTWGDLEEWKSRKKSKNHKAIPLDDPGIVARLPMLSALFSQIGFQLPQMLLPDKSIIVKGQYKKFGLFSVEDAKGSKFVPRQTDFVEPFAVKSSFGFGGTYSSGNMYTIILFTRETYYRKDASVFLNLNPTIKRITLGHEITGRIFHAKTILPFVNEHINRVTASTNRSCEETINQEHAVALEKEKTETLADELEVKNESLIEIAKDLEKSNEVLQNEIARHKRTMKTLKESREKVQLLLNSTGEAICGLDKDGIFTFANLECIRMLGYEEEDQMLGKNMHDLIHHSRNDGTPCPVEECKIYRAFREGKGATANDEVFWRSDGTCFPVEYTSSPIQRNNTVIGSVVTFVDITERKRAEEELKRIFELSVDMICIADIAHGYFIKINPAFEKTLGYSREEILGKPLLYFVHPEDKICTQNMIEKKLSSGEVVINFENRYVCKNGSYRWLMWNAFPIREEKIVYAVARDITEKKLVEEELKIYRNQLEELVTERTAALRKANDYLQMEIIERKRVKDQLQSILDNTTAVIYLKDVRGKFILINRQFEKLFHITKKEIIGKTDKDIFPEEMANAFLSNDQKVRETKAPLEIEEIAPHDDGPHTYISIKFPLFDSDGNLYGICGISTDITERKKAEERMQMAAKVFETAIEGVTVTDSEGTIIFINPAFSAITGYSKKEVIGKNYRILKSDKHDDGFYKNIWNSLIREGKWQGEVWNRRKNGETYPEWLNITAVQNSNGKRTQYVSVSHDITELKKNQEKIEYQAYHDALTGLPNRHLLYDRLSMSIKHVHRTKAKLAVLFVDLDGFKNINDTLGHAVGDLLLQEVTRRLLKCCREEDTVARVGGDEFVICLSDIDNLYDATEAAERVIREVKVPFLIDNNECYIGACVGIAMYPADGENAEVLIKNADMAMYRAKNSGKNTYQLFTSAMNRDAMKRFQMESRLRKAWDRKEFSVYYQPKISSRTGLVVGVEALVRWQDINGSFISPAEFLPVAEKIGLIINIDEWVFYEACKFMKKLHGMGFDAMKLSVNLSARNFEQSTFIGRIRKTIEDIGLLPQYVELEVTESMLIENINFAVAILNKMRNLGLGVAIDDFGKGYSSLNYLKKFPITTLKIDKSFIDGIPKDQKSKSIAQAMISMSHDMGIKVLAEGVESKEQLDYLKGIDCDEIQGYVFSAPVPQEKILQLLCKERADSINMIR, from the coding sequence ATGAAAATAACATTAAACAGATTATCATTAATAAATATATTTGAATTGTCTAATTTTATCCAGGAAAGATGTCTTTCACTTCAAAACATGGAAGACGTGGCACAAGAGCTTATGAATATTTTATGTAACTCCTTTGTTACGGATAGCGGGAAGAGTCTGTTTGTTTTGGGTCGTTTTTTCAAATCATGCCCCTATTCCGAGCTTCCCGGCGATATTCAAAGATATATTTGTAGTAAAGAAAATAATAGAACAATACTTCCCGGAAACAAATACTTGACCTTATTAGGCACATGGGGTGATTTGGAAGAATGGAAATCGAGAAAGAAATCAAAGAATCATAAAGCAATACCTTTGGATGATCCCGGCATTGTTGCCAGGCTCCCCATGCTTTCTGCTCTTTTTAGTCAAATAGGTTTTCAGTTGCCTCAAATGTTATTACCGGATAAAAGCATCATAGTGAAAGGACAATACAAAAAATTCGGACTCTTTTCCGTGGAAGATGCAAAGGGAAGCAAGTTTGTTCCCAGGCAGACAGATTTTGTGGAACCCTTTGCTGTTAAATCCTCATTCGGTTTTGGAGGTACGTATTCTTCAGGTAATATGTATACCATTATTTTATTCACCAGAGAAACATACTACAGAAAAGATGCTAGCGTATTTCTCAATTTAAATCCCACAATAAAGCGCATAACATTAGGACATGAAATAACCGGGCGTATCTTTCATGCTAAAACAATTTTGCCTTTCGTTAACGAACATATTAATAGGGTCACAGCGAGTACGAATAGATCATGCGAAGAGACTATCAACCAGGAGCATGCCGTCGCTCTGGAAAAGGAAAAAACGGAAACATTGGCGGATGAGCTGGAAGTGAAAAACGAATCATTAATTGAAATAGCAAAAGATTTGGAAAAATCAAATGAAGTATTACAAAATGAAATTGCCCGACATAAAAGAACAATGAAGACCCTTAAGGAAAGCAGGGAAAAGGTTCAGCTGCTGCTTAATTCTACTGGTGAAGCTATTTGTGGTTTGGACAAGGATGGTATCTTTACGTTTGCAAACCTTGAGTGTATCAGAATGCTTGGATATGAAGAGGAAGATCAGATGCTTGGGAAGAACATGCATGATCTTATACACCACAGTCGTAATGATGGTACTCCATGCCCGGTAGAGGAATGTAAAATTTACCGGGCTTTTCGGGAAGGAAAGGGAGCCACTGCCAACGACGAAGTCTTCTGGCGTTCCGATGGGACCTGTTTTCCCGTTGAATATACATCTTCTCCGATACAAAGAAACAATACGGTTATAGGATCCGTTGTTACTTTTGTGGATATTACAGAACGAAAGCGAGCGGAGGAAGAACTCAAAAGAATTTTTGAGTTATCTGTTGATATGATCTGTATTGCCGATATTGCTCATGGCTACTTTATAAAAATTAATCCTGCTTTTGAAAAGACCCTTGGATATTCTCGTGAAGAAATCCTTGGGAAGCCACTCCTTTATTTTGTACATCCTGAAGACAAAATCTGTACACAAAACATGATAGAAAAAAAACTTTCATCAGGGGAAGTGGTAATTAATTTTGAGAACCGATATGTTTGCAAAAATGGTTCATATAGATGGCTGATGTGGAACGCATTCCCGATTCGGGAAGAAAAGATAGTGTATGCGGTAGCACGGGACATCACCGAGAAAAAATTAGTGGAAGAAGAGTTGAAGATATATCGCAATCAACTTGAAGAACTGGTTACTGAACGCACCGCGGCGCTCAGAAAAGCTAACGATTATTTGCAAATGGAAATTATCGAGCGCAAGAGAGTAAAAGACCAATTACAATCAATTTTAGATAATACCACCGCAGTCATTTATCTTAAGGATGTACGTGGTAAGTTTATTCTTATCAACCGTCAATTTGAAAAATTGTTTCATATTACAAAAAAGGAAATAATAGGAAAGACCGATAAAGATATTTTTCCGGAAGAAATGGCAAATGCTTTTCTGTCTAATGATCAAAAGGTGCGTGAGACAAAAGCTCCTCTTGAAATAGAAGAAATAGCTCCTCACGATGATGGTCCACATACATATATTTCCATAAAATTTCCACTTTTTGATTCAGATGGAAATCTATACGGAATATGCGGTATTTCAACAGATATAACAGAACGTAAAAAAGCGGAAGAGAGAATGCAAATGGCGGCCAAGGTCTTTGAAACCGCGATCGAAGGAGTAACGGTAACGGACTCAGAAGGGACTATCATCTTTATCAATCCTGCATTCAGCGCTATTACCGGGTATAGTAAAAAAGAAGTCATAGGTAAAAATTATAGAATACTGAAATCTGACAAACATGATGATGGATTTTACAAAAATATATGGAATTCCTTAATCCGGGAAGGTAAATGGCAAGGGGAAGTATGGAATCGAAGAAAAAATGGTGAAACATATCCGGAATGGCTTAACATAACGGCTGTACAGAATTCTAATGGAAAAAGAACTCAATATGTGTCTGTTTCTCATGACATTACTGAACTAAAAAAAAATCAGGAGAAAATTGAATATCAGGCATATCACGATGCCTTGACAGGTTTACCAAACAGACACTTGTTGTATGATCGTCTATCCATGTCTATCAAACATGTTCACAGGACAAAAGCAAAATTAGCTGTTCTGTTTGTCGATCTCGACGGGTTTAAGAATATAAATGATACTCTGGGCCATGCTGTCGGGGACTTGCTTCTTCAAGAAGTGACACGCCGTTTGTTAAAATGCTGCAGGGAAGAAGATACGGTAGCACGTGTCGGGGGGGATGAATTTGTCATCTGCCTTTCTGATATTGATAATTTATATGATGCTACAGAAGCGGCAGAGAGAGTCATTCGGGAAGTAAAGGTACCGTTTTTAATTGATAATAATGAATGTTATATAGGAGCTTGTGTTGGGATTGCCATGTATCCGGCAGATGGAGAAAACGCGGAAGTACTCATAAAGAATGCGGATATGGCAATGTATCGCGCAAAAAATTCCGGCAAGAATACGTACCAACTTTTTACCTCTGCCATGAACAGGGATGCTATGAAACGCTTCCAAATGGAAAGTCGTTTACGGAAGGCATGGGACAGAAAAGAGTTTTCCGTCTATTACCAGCCAAAAATTTCATCGAGAACAGGGCTGGTCGTTGGAGTGGAAGCCCTTGTGCGTTGGCAGGACATCAATGGATCGTTCATTTCTCCTGCCGAGTTTCTTCCTGTCGCGGAAAAAATAGGATTGATTATAAACATTGATGAATGGGTCTTTTATGAGGCGTGTAAGTTTATGAAAAAACTCCATGGAATGGGTTTTGATGCAATGAAATTATCCGTGAATTTATCTGCGAGGAATTTTGAACAATCCACCTTTATTGGCAGGATACGAAAAACAATTGAAGACATTGGTTTACTTCCTCAATATGTAGAATTGGAAGTAACGGAAAGCATGTTAATTGAAAATATCAATTTTGCAGTAGCGATATTAAATAAAATGCGAAACCTTGGGCTTGGTGTTGCTATTGATGATTTTGGAAAGGGGTATTCTTCCTTAAATTATCTGAAAAAATTTCCCATAACAACCCTGAAAATAGATAAATCCTTTATCGATGGTATACCGAAAGACCAAAAATCTAAATCTATCGCTCAGGCAATGATATCAATGTCGCATGATATGGGGATAAAAGTATTGGCAGAAGGTGTGGAATCAAAGGAACAACTGGATTATCTCAAAGGTATAGATTGTGACGAAATACAAGGGTACGTTTTTAGCGCACCGGTTCCCCAGGAGAAAATTCTGCAATTGTTATGTAAGGAAAGGGCGGACTCGATAAACATGATACGATAA
- a CDS encoding 2-phospho-L-lactate transferase CofD family protein: MKLKEEKRKTDRINVVLFSGGRGTNTITEVFLKHPDISLTLLVNAYDDGLSTGALRKFIPGMLGPSDVRKNVSMLLPTEDRSIRFLKFLLEYRFPNDISFDMAVDCLEAFRQYKQPFIPEMGGGYGNLSLKHAWWIRLFCEAFLAYVLSQKKDGNVFNFENCSIGNIFFSGCYLRNNRDFNEAIDVFNTFCETRGTVLNITNGENYVLVAVKEDGTVLTSEADIVSPQSAVRVDEIFLLKNYLDAPFVEEFRGKTKGEITAALKQVSQFPEINPKAKIALENADVIIYGPGTQNSSLFPSYLTKGVVETILQNTSAEKVFIANIKKDNEIQGESVNSLIERFFYNISRKGTFRSNCNDAVSTYFFQKYDLDNGESSDYLAFHQDHFNFPSEKVKWLDWEIKDGKHAGGQVLDELLGIVQTKRQVKVRPFHHSVSIIVPGLNEEKTVGSVLHQLNLLDFSFSGLGKEIIFVDGGSNDQTLERARSEKGVRVYQLKGAKGRGAALRYGIEKAKGNIIVFFPSDNEYRAEDIYPIVDSIVKGEFHAVFGSRSIKCMNMKKRNLEIYNGNYIAYWISKYGGILLSMLTLTLYNRFFSDPLTSVKGFDAKVLKNLHLCSNGINLDTEIIAKLCRGEIFILEIPVEFFPRTKKEGKKITIFGGLKALFTLILHRITRNP, encoded by the coding sequence ATGAAATTAAAAGAGGAAAAGCGGAAAACTGACAGAATAAATGTGGTTTTGTTTTCCGGGGGGAGAGGAACAAATACTATTACGGAGGTTTTTCTGAAACACCCGGATATCTCTCTTACCCTCTTGGTAAATGCATACGACGATGGTTTATCCACGGGTGCGTTGCGGAAATTTATACCGGGTATGCTGGGGCCGTCCGATGTCCGCAAGAATGTCAGTATGTTATTGCCAACTGAAGATAGGTCTATTCGCTTTTTAAAATTCCTGCTTGAGTATCGATTCCCGAATGATATAAGCTTTGATATGGCTGTGGATTGCCTGGAAGCCTTCAGACAGTATAAGCAACCGTTCATTCCTGAGATGGGGGGTGGGTACGGAAACCTTTCGCTTAAGCATGCATGGTGGATTCGTCTATTTTGTGAGGCCTTTCTTGCGTATGTTCTGAGTCAAAAGAAGGATGGAAATGTGTTTAACTTTGAAAACTGCTCTATCGGAAACATCTTTTTTTCCGGTTGTTATCTTCGCAATAATAGAGATTTCAATGAGGCAATTGACGTTTTTAATACGTTCTGTGAAACGAGGGGTACTGTTTTAAATATAACAAATGGAGAAAATTATGTATTAGTCGCTGTAAAGGAAGACGGGACAGTGTTAACAAGTGAAGCAGACATTGTTTCTCCTCAAAGCGCTGTACGCGTAGACGAAATATTTCTTCTGAAAAATTATCTGGACGCTCCTTTTGTTGAGGAATTTAGGGGAAAAACCAAGGGAGAAATTACTGCTGCCTTAAAACAGGTGTCACAATTTCCGGAAATAAACCCTAAGGCGAAAATCGCTCTTGAAAATGCCGATGTTATTATTTATGGGCCTGGTACACAAAATTCCTCACTTTTTCCCTCGTATTTGACAAAGGGTGTGGTAGAGACTATTTTGCAAAATACATCCGCGGAAAAGGTATTTATTGCGAATATTAAAAAAGATAACGAGATTCAGGGTGAGAGCGTAAACAGCCTGATAGAAAGATTTTTCTACAATATTTCCCGCAAAGGAACATTCCGGTCAAATTGTAATGATGCTGTCTCGACCTATTTTTTCCAGAAATATGATCTTGATAACGGTGAATCTTCAGATTATCTTGCTTTTCATCAGGATCATTTCAACTTTCCGTCGGAAAAGGTAAAATGGCTGGACTGGGAAATAAAAGACGGCAAGCATGCCGGAGGACAGGTACTGGATGAATTGCTCGGTATTGTTCAAACGAAACGACAGGTGAAAGTAAGGCCTTTTCACCACTCTGTCTCTATCATTGTGCCGGGACTCAATGAGGAAAAAACAGTGGGAAGCGTATTGCATCAGTTGAATTTGCTTGATTTTAGCTTTTCCGGCCTCGGTAAAGAGATTATTTTTGTTGATGGAGGTTCAAATGACCAGACACTGGAGCGGGCAAGGTCGGAAAAAGGGGTTCGCGTGTATCAACTGAAGGGAGCAAAGGGACGTGGAGCCGCATTGAGGTACGGTATAGAAAAGGCAAAGGGAAATATTATTGTATTTTTTCCCTCTGATAACGAATACCGTGCGGAAGACATTTATCCTATCGTTGATTCCATTGTAAAAGGTGAATTCCATGCGGTATTCGGGAGCCGGTCGATCAAGTGTATGAACATGAAAAAGAGAAATCTGGAAATATATAACGGAAATTATATCGCCTACTGGATAAGCAAATATGGAGGGATACTCTTAAGTATGCTAACTTTAACCCTGTATAATCGTTTTTTCAGCGATCCGCTTACCAGTGTGAAAGGCTTTGACGCAAAAGTCCTGAAAAACCTTCATTTGTGTTCTAACGGGATAAATCTTGATACGGAAATAATTGCCAAGTTGTGCAGGGGAGAAATATTTATTCTGGAAATTCCTGTCGAATTTTTTCCCCGCACGAAAAAAGAAGGAAAAAAGATTACCATATTTGGAGGTTTAAAGGCCCTTTTTACCCTCATTCTACACAGGATTACTAGGAATCCATGA
- a CDS encoding glycosyltransferase family 2 protein has protein sequence MKKVSIIIPAYNEEAFIGGLLRKILSVDLQPVKFLKEIIVVDDASKDKTYEIASSYHGVTVIKQCKNQGKGAAVQRGIKESTGDWILVQDADLEYDPRDYIYLLQALIEGDETAVYGSRIMGQINERGWFHFFPGKHPDQKVGPWFAGVLLSLWTFLLYGQWISDTLTAYKLYPADTIKNFFIKTCGFETDHEITAKLKKNHTKIREVPVRYYPRSTLEGKKIRPVDGLVALWTLLKYRFMD, from the coding sequence ATGAAAAAGGTTTCTATTATCATACCTGCATATAATGAGGAAGCGTTCATCGGTGGCCTTTTAAGAAAAATTCTGAGTGTGGATCTCCAGCCTGTAAAGTTTTTGAAAGAGATCATAGTGGTTGATGATGCCTCAAAAGATAAAACATATGAAATTGCCAGTAGCTATCATGGTGTTACCGTTATAAAGCAATGCAAAAATCAGGGAAAAGGCGCTGCCGTACAGAGAGGAATTAAGGAGTCGACGGGAGATTGGATTTTAGTCCAGGATGCGGATTTGGAGTACGACCCTCGCGATTATATTTATTTGTTACAGGCATTAATAGAAGGCGATGAGACTGCCGTTTATGGTAGCCGCATCATGGGCCAGATAAACGAGAGGGGATGGTTTCATTTTTTTCCCGGAAAACATCCGGACCAGAAAGTAGGTCCCTGGTTTGCAGGAGTACTTTTATCCCTGTGGACATTTCTATTATATGGTCAGTGGATATCGGATACACTGACGGCGTATAAGTTATATCCTGCCGATACCATTAAAAACTTTTTTATTAAAACCTGTGGGTTTGAAACGGATCACGAGATAACGGCAAAATTGAAAAAAAATCATACGAAAATAAGGGAAGTCCCCGTACGGTATTATCCCCGGTCAACGCTTGAGGGAAAGAAAATAAGGCCGGTTGACGGACTTGTCGCGCTATGGACGCTATTGAAATATCGTTTTATGGATTAG
- a CDS encoding NTP transferase domain-containing protein: MVKRIYNAKQIDECFRQTIHPELWTAIIPAAGRGLRLMYDNPKILFPVAGKPILNWLIALLSPFCEKFVFIFSPDGKEKIEPVLKNLMVPDRYQIAIQESANGMGDAIVRTKEHVKTKYSLIIWGDQVGIKKETIERSIRAHEQRENALLTNPTVWKKNPYIHFQRDCCGRIIHIMQAREEELMPEEGENDCGLFLFDTKALFDALSEAGKKKYSKGTKTEEFNLLPIIPSLDKNPGNVACLHIISEEETIGVNTRDDAELLSEILTKRRHENVTSGYTSGF; this comes from the coding sequence ATGGTGAAACGCATATACAATGCTAAGCAAATTGACGAATGTTTCCGGCAGACAATACATCCCGAGCTCTGGACAGCGATTATACCTGCAGCCGGGCGTGGATTACGTTTGATGTATGATAACCCGAAAATTCTGTTTCCTGTTGCGGGTAAACCAATTTTGAACTGGCTGATTGCATTGCTTTCCCCTTTTTGTGAAAAGTTTGTTTTTATCTTTTCTCCTGACGGAAAAGAGAAAATTGAACCAGTTTTAAAAAACCTGATGGTGCCAGATCGCTATCAGATTGCTATTCAGGAGAGTGCGAATGGAATGGGGGACGCAATAGTAAGAACAAAAGAGCATGTGAAAACGAAATACAGTTTAATTATATGGGGAGATCAGGTGGGTATTAAGAAAGAGACTATTGAAAGAAGCATAAGAGCCCACGAGCAGAGAGAAAATGCCTTGTTGACCAATCCTACAGTATGGAAAAAAAACCCCTATATCCACTTTCAACGTGATTGTTGCGGGAGAATTATCCATATTATGCAGGCGCGTGAAGAGGAGCTTATGCCGGAGGAAGGCGAAAATGATTGTGGTCTTTTTTTATTTGATACGAAGGCCTTGTTTGATGCATTATCCGAGGCCGGTAAAAAAAAATATTCAAAGGGGACAAAAACGGAGGAATTTAATCTTCTTCCCATAATTCCATCTTTAGATAAAAATCCGGGGAATGTTGCCTGTTTACACATCATTAGCGAGGAAGAGACCATTGGTGTCAATACTAGAGATGATGCTGAATTACTATCGGAAATATTAACGAAGAGAAGACATGAGAATGTAACATCGGGATATACTTCCGGTTTTTAA
- a CDS encoding class I SAM-dependent methyltransferase — protein sequence MGKSDLFETISCPLCGSPDFTVIYPPKYPAGLQKDDLLTMYYSSSDQKLLDQMVVCNSCSLVYLNPRVKYGIILESYSQAIDPAFVKQNLTRIRTFDRELRQIIKKYNIRADEHKRVLDIGCAGGAFLKAAHDLGFSVTGVEPSAWLCEYGKNEYGLDIRSGVLSDYDFDAASFDIISLWDVVEHLPMPCKVLSRAHTLLKDDGLLIVNYPDYDSWAARFLGSRWPFLLSVHLFYYTPGTMKTQLAQCGFEIVEMKPYWQVLELGYILRRASGYFKFVGILETIVRLIGLSAICVKYNMGQTRIIAKKING from the coding sequence ATGGGTAAATCAGATTTATTTGAAACGATCTCTTGCCCTCTTTGTGGCAGTCCTGATTTTACGGTTATTTATCCCCCAAAATATCCTGCTGGGTTACAAAAAGATGATTTGCTTACCATGTATTATTCCTCAAGTGATCAAAAATTGCTGGATCAGATGGTTGTCTGCAATTCCTGCTCCCTGGTGTACCTGAACCCTCGGGTTAAGTATGGAATAATTTTGGAATCGTATTCTCAGGCGATAGATCCTGCCTTTGTAAAACAAAACCTGACACGTATTCGGACGTTTGACAGGGAATTACGGCAAATAATAAAAAAATATAACATCAGGGCAGATGAGCATAAACGGGTTCTGGATATTGGTTGCGCGGGAGGCGCGTTCTTAAAAGCCGCGCATGATCTAGGATTTAGCGTTACAGGGGTGGAACCCAGCGCCTGGTTGTGCGAATACGGAAAAAATGAATATGGTCTGGATATTCGATCTGGTGTGCTATCGGATTATGATTTTGATGCGGCGAGTTTTGATATAATATCGCTCTGGGACGTTGTGGAGCATCTCCCGATGCCCTGCAAGGTTCTCTCGAGAGCGCATACATTGCTAAAAGATGACGGACTGCTTATTGTGAACTATCCTGATTATGATAGCTGGGCCGCGCGTTTTCTCGGGAGCAGGTGGCCTTTTTTACTCAGTGTGCATTTATTTTATTACACACCCGGGACAATGAAGACACAATTAGCACAGTGTGGTTTTGAAATTGTAGAGATGAAACCGTATTGGCAGGTTTTGGAGCTCGGATATATTTTGCGCAGGGCATCCGGCTATTTTAAATTCGTTGGCATCCTGGAAACTATTGTGAGGTTGATAGGATTATCTGCGATATGTGTTAAATACAACATGGGACAAACACGGATTATTGCAAAAAAAATAAACGGGTAG